Proteins from a single region of Platichthys flesus chromosome 16, fPlaFle2.1, whole genome shotgun sequence:
- the aatka gene encoding serine/threonine-protein kinase LMTK1 isoform X2 has protein sequence MRIHGVQLLKSSDLGRHSLLYLKEIGHGWFGKVLLGEVNVGLSTTQVVVKELKASASVQDQMQFLEEVQPYRTLQHPALLQCLAQCSEVTPYLLVMEFCPLGDLKSYLRGCRLAESETPDPLILQRMACDIASGLLHLHKYNFIHSDLALRNCLLTSEMSVKIGDYGFSHSRYKEDYYVTQDQIWVALRWIAPELIDEVHGNLLVVDQTKSSNIWSLGVTVWELFELGNQPYRHYSDRQVLTYAVKEEQLKLPKPHLQFPLAERWYEVMQFCWLQPELRPSSEEVHLLVTYLCAKGSSEAEEDFEQRWNALRPNLLGSTFHTATSTALILTPSPPPADVSGADQTQAVELASSASSSFPLLEHFNDSYQSDTGDDLLTVTETSHGLNFEYKWELARAEQPYCSSSTSGPLGQGNPYYQDIYYSSQGSTSGGCKTDSLTSGTSLSYYEPEHPGVVPVLSAHSPSVSSEYYIRIEEPVECKINLDDSLVDYSPGLEASNSRLSSESRTGPSMAQPSAYWSTADNANSAAYDSDSSPTVHLTIDPMLRQAPSASPVKARHSHTRISSNQEDAIYCEKSSAYRTCSQARLSEPDNSPETNHVHPVGRLESTSSLSHAVSSPSLGFCDPYLEASTGLSTVNDSCPNVMGPLRKTLPIVNHISIDVETDDGLLVAQRRGEDIEDDLFSDSGNWTSNHSANNNSVSFESRQTESGQDDYLDLPYISHSNSTELWSLTKATTKTFQSCTSTGTLEAGGGDAGCDACNEPTELSSYIHLCHKERDETATPMERNLTAGNRKNIDSHTSSSVNSRGTGRGIVIGKYEKQLFRNGDRLYSEPKMIPETSYVRSPSSFKDPQAGQAGGLSDKHRANMWEGVSSGISLGLGDKRLNCPETLESSRALDGKVRVRESSISLIEIGDYSEDDDDDLTDITSGIFADFNLDYAEVEEDELSPLKNLNGTPDSVDTLNLSSSMASRSDQAFSPDPFNTPILPKSLDSGYDTENNESPEFFFKELGDPRGGDRSLSLAGDPEFIQQVGLSQGACPSNNTSELKSLTDKNPYRDSAYFSDYDAEIDRSPQEEGSKIFAGPTDNKFHTEKFNSMRNNDSFKRKFNKEENLTTLRHIKSCAVVNLSEADPSSPHPLPTPGLSMLTPFPPEMGGCLTKESAPAEEDLGLETEHSGEEPSSELSASIVSEPASTVQDASANHVQGNRRGDDYSPVRSLNSDSTLTDCGDEAANENENGDGSTEEEELPEFSHIREETENRRAGVTINEDDFEDIDAEECDSQDSICEESNGPVVLSTSSSLLELCGENVRAPLEEAEDEDDSDDSESDEELRTYNIQDEDSEESEEDFIPVPVVVSDCSRARHLRSLLKMPPLLTQSCDELERKKKAVSFFDGVTVFLFDQESPTGELADYTFATGTEESPEFSAHRPHPDPELEVQAGGPLCDSEETDGSSEKDGSYEWEDDLSPDPLPEPQSSPTSTSNSPEAPKPAAVALNRFMVSRFSITQVSDSLIDSTTGGCEHNPKD, from the exons CGACTTGGCCTTGCGAAACTGCCTGCTAACTTCAGAAATGTCTGTGAAGATCGGAGATTATGGCTTTTCTCACAGCCGATACAAG GAGGACTACTACGTCACACAAGACCAGATTTGGGTGGCCCTGCGCTGGATTGCGCCTGAACTCATAGACGAGGTCCACGGAAACCTGCTGGTTGTAGACCAAACCAAAAGCAGCAACATATG GTCACTGGGAGTGACTGTGTGGGAGCTGTTTGAGCTGGGAAACCAGCCGTACAGACACTACTCTGACAGACAGGTGCTGACATATGCTGtgaaggaggagcagctcaaacTACCCAAACCCCATCTGCAATTTCCCCTGGCTGAGCGCTG gtATGAGGTGATGCAGTTCTGCTGGCTTCAGCCCGAGCTGAGACCCAGTAGCGAGGAGGTACACCTCCTGGTGACGTACCTCTGTGCCAAAGGCTCCAGTGAAGCGGAAGAGGACTTTGAACAACGCTGGAATGCCTTGAGACCCAACCTGCTTGGCAGTACCTTTCACACGGCCACGTCCACGGCCCTAATCCTGACCCCGTCCCCCCCACCAGCTGACGTCTCTGGTGCAGACCAAACACAGGCAGTGGAGCTGGCCTCCTCtgcatcctcctccttccccctccTGGAACACTTCAATGACAGCTACCAGTCAGACACCGGGGACGACCTACTGACCGTGACAGAGACCAGCCATGGTCTGAACTTTGAGTACAAGTGGGAACTGGCTCGAGCCGAGCAGCCGTACTGCTCTTCCTCCACCAGTGGGCCACTGGGGCAGGGGAACCCATATTACCaggatatttattattcaagcCAAGGAAGCACCTCAGGAGGCTGCAAGACTGACAGCCTGACCTCAGGTACATCCCTGTCTTATTACGAACCCGAACACCCCGGTGTGGTCCCAGTGTTGAGTGCCCACAGCCCCTCCGTCAGTAGTGAGTACTATATTCGCATAGAGGAACCAGTTGAATGTAAAATTAACCTGGATGACAGCCTTGTGGACTACAGTCCCGGACTAGAGGCCAGCAACAGCAGGTTGTCCTCTGAGAGTCGCACTGGTCCATCCATGGCACAGCCCAGTGCCTACTGGTCAACTGCTGACAACGCTAACTCTGCTGCCTACGACTCGGATTCAAGCCCCACTGTTCACCTAACCATCGACCCAATGCTGCGACAGGCACCCAGCGCGAGCCCTGTAAAGGCACGCCACTCCCACACCCGCATCTCATCCAATCAGGAGGACGCGATCTACTGTGAAAAGTCTTCAGCATACAGAACATGCAGCCAAGCCCGTCTGTCTGAACCGGATAACtcaccagagacaaaccatgtGCATCCGGTGGGGCGGCTAGAAAGCACAAGCAGTTTGTCACATGCAGTAAGCAGCCCCAGCTTAGGCTTCTGCGATCCCTACCTTGAAGCAAGCACCGGCCTTAGCACAGTTAATGACAGCTGTCCTAATGTGATGGGTCCCCTCAGAAAGACGCTTCCCATCGTTAACCACATTAGCATTGATGTAGAGACAGACGACGGCCTGCTAGTGGCCCAGCGGAGAGGTGAAGACATTGAGGATGACCTTTTCTCAGACAGTGGTAACTGGACCTCGAACCATTCAGCGAACAACAACAGCGTGAGTTTtgaaagcagacagacagagagcgggCAAGACGATTACCTGGACCTTCCCTATATTTCCCATTCTAACTCGACAGAATTATGGTCTTTAACCAAGGCCACCACTAAAACCTTCCAGAGCTGCACGTCTACTGGGACtctggaggcaggaggaggagacgctggTTGTGATGCTTGTAACGAGCCCACTGAATTGAGTTCATACATTCACTTATGTcacaaagaaagagatgaaactGCCACTCCAATGGAAAGGAACCTGACtgcaggaaatagaaaaaatatcGATTCTCATACAAGCTCCAGTGTAAATTCCAGAGGTACAGGTCGCGGAATAGTGATTGGGAAATATGAAAAGCAATTGTTTCGTAATGGAGACAGACTGTACTCTGAGCCTAAGATGATACCTGAGACCAGCTATGTAAGGTCCCCATCCTCTTTCAAGGATCCTCAGGCTGGTCAAGCAGGAGGCTTGTCAGACAAACACAGGGCTAACATGTGGGAAGGGGTTTCATCAGGAATATCTCTTGGTCTTGGAGACAAGAGGCTAAACTGTCCAGAGACATTGGAAAGCAGCAGAGCTCTGGATGGTAAAGTGAGGGTGAGAGAATCCAGTATCAGCCTGATTGAGATTGGCGACTACAGCGAGGACGACGATGACGACCTTACAGACATTACATCAGGTATCTTTGCAGACTTCAATCTAGATTAtgctgaggtggaggaggacgagctTAGCCCATTGAAGAATCTGAATGGAACCCCCGACTCTGTGGACACCCTTAATCTGTCCTCATCGATGGCAAGCCGCAGTGATCAGGCCTTCAGCCCTGACCCCTTTAATACCCCCATCTTGCCCAAATCCCTGGACAGTGGCTATGACACTGAGAACAACGAATCTCCagagttttttttcaaagagctTGGCGATCCGCGAGGTGGTGATAGGAGCCTGAGCCTGGCTGGAGACCCTGAGTTTATACAGCAGGTGGGTTTAAGCCAGGGTGCCTGCCCTTCCAACAACACCTCAGAGCTTAAAAGCCTGACTGATAAGAACCCGTACAGGGACTCTGCCTATTTCTCCGACTATGATGCTGAAATTGACAGGAGCCCTCAAGAGGAGGGCAGTAAGATCTTTGCGGGTCCAACTGACAACAAATTCCACACTGAGAAATTCAACTCTATGAGAAATAATGATTCATTCAAGAGGAAATTCAATAAAGAAGAGAACTTAACAACTCTCAGACACATCAAAAGTTGTGCTGTGGTGAACCTCTCAGAGGCTGACCCAAGCTCGCCCCATCCCCTTCCCACCCCCGGGCTGTCAATGCTAACACCGTTCCCTCCGGAGATGGGCGGCTGCCTGACCAAAGAGTCCGCCCCCGCAGAAGAGGACCTCGGACTGGAGACGGAGCACTCAGGAGAGGAGCCTTCCTCAGAGCTCAGCGCCTCTATTGTGTCCGAACCGGCCTCCACTGTCCAGGACGCCTCGGCTAACCACGTGCAAGGGAACAGAAGAGGAGACGATTACTCCCCGGTCCGGTCCCTAAATTCAGACTCCACCTTAACTGATTGCGGAGACGAAGCCgccaatgaaaatgaaaatggtgacggctccacagaggaggaggagctgcccgAATTCAGTCACATCAGGGAGGAGACTGAGAACAGGAGGGCGGGCGTGACTATAAATGAGGACGATTTTGAGGACATAGATGCAGAGGAGTGCGACTCACAGGACAGTATATGCGAAGAATCCAACGGCCCTGTCGTCCTGTCGACCTCCTCATCGCtgctggagctgtgtggagaAAACGTAAGAGCGCCACTGGAAGAGGCGGAGGATGAGGACGACTCCGACGACAGCGAGTCCGATGAAGAGCTGAGGACCTACAACATCCAGGATGAAGACAGcgaggagagtgaggaggattTCATCCCAGTGCCGGTAGTGGTAAGCGACTGCAGCCGGGCCCGACACCTCCGCAGCCTCCTGAAGATGCCCCCCCTGCTCACCCAATCCTGTGACGAgttagagaggaagaaaaaggcgGTGTCCTTTTTTGATGGCGTCACGGTGTTCCTTTTCGACCAG GAGAGTCCCACAGGAGAGCTGGCCGACTACACCTTCGCCACAGGAACAGAGGAGTCTCCAGAGTTCTCGGCCCATCGGCCACATCCTGACCCTGAACTTGAAGTCCAGGCCGGTGGACCCTTATGTGACTCTGAAGAAACTGACGGGAGCTCAGAAAAGG ATGGTAGTTATGAATGGGAAGATGACCTTTCGCCTGACCCCCTCCCAGAGCCCCAGTCCTCACCCACATCCACCTCCAACAGTCCCGAGGCTCCCAAACCTGCAGCTGTGGCCCTCAACCGTTTTATGGTCTCGCGATTCTCCATCACACAAGTCTCTGACTCCCTAATAGACTCAACAACAG GCGGCTGTGAACATAATCCAAAAGACTGA